TGGTAATAATAAACTAGCatttgtttgtcaaaatttaaggaaactaatcgcagaaaacgaatcaatcaacgacaatcacacatcagttcaaacaaaaaacgttcttgaacagtcaaaacatcaaattgatgacTCATCCGCCGTTTTGGCACTAATTACTTCTTATTTGGGGGTGGATTCCAAATAAATTCCGAGCTCTAGATTTCTTCCTAGTTTGCAGGAAACTAGTGTGAAATCGAATTTTGCGCACGTGTTGTACACGATATTTTTCCGATAACCACAAAAAAACGcagttagtatttattttttaaaagtttacgGTAAATTGCTGCTTGCAGACGATTGTTTCTTAGTTTCCTTAAGATTCACCATCAATAACGTTCCCGAATCTATCATCTAGTGTTAATCTGGCTGATTACACAAATTCGACAATCTTGACCATTAAATGAAGTTCATTCGGAGCATTATTTGACAACTCATGTACTCTAGAGCTTCCGATACCCTCTATTTTATTCTAGAAATGTAATTAATTGATTTGTATACGCAGCTTCGTAAATTTTCCGCTAATTAACCTACAAATCATTTTTGCGACGCTACTTTGGACACTGGAATCAGAGAAAACTTGGAATCAGACATTTTTTACTCTATACACACGATtagcaaataaatattattgaataacgTAATAGAAACAATCAGGAAAGTATAAAAGATAAGATGCTTTAATACTCCGCTTTCCAATTATTCCGACTCACGTACCATTTGTGTTTTAGCCACTGCTTTCTTTCGCTATTACTATAAACAAATCCCATTAGGTTTTTGGGGTATTAATTTAGAAAACTCAGCTTTCTTTCGCTATTACTATAAACAAATCCCATTAGGTTTTTGGGGTATTAATTTAGAAAACTCATGGTAAATTATATGTTCTCTTGTTCCCCTGTTCCCTGGTCCACTGTTTCCCTGTTTCCCTGTTTCCCTGTTCTCCTGTTCTCCTGTTCTCCTGTTCTCCTGTTCTCCTGTTCTCCTGTTCTCCTGTTCTCCTGTTCTCCTGTTCTCCTGTTCTCCTGTTCTCCTGTTCTCCTGTTCTCCTGTTCTCCTGTTCTCCTGTTCTCCTGTTCTCCTGTTCTCCTGTTCTCCTGTTCTCCTGTTCTCCTGTTCTCCTGTTCTCCTGTTCTCCTGTTCTCCTGTTCTCCTGTTCTCCTGTTCTCCTGTTCTCCTGTTCTCCTGTTCTCCTGTTCTCCTGTTCTCCTGTTCTCCTGTTCTCCTGTTCTCCTGTTCTCCTGTTCTCCTGTTCTCCTGTTCTCCTGTTCTCCTGTTCTCCTGTTCTCCTGTTCTCCTGTTCTCCTGTTCTCCTGTTCTCCTGTTCTCCTGTTCTCCTGTTCTCCTGTTCTCCTGTTCTCCTGTTCTCCTGTTCTCCTGTTCTCCTGTTCTCCTGTTCTCCTGTTCTCCTGTTCTCCTGTTCTCCTGTTCCTCTATTCTCCTGATGGTAAACCATCTGCTTTGTTTGTTTACGTTAAACGACACATTATAGTTGATTGTTTGACCGTATTTTCCTGGGCTATTAATTCAACTGGTCTATAAAagttttcattgataaaatatCTAAGAAAATTTGTCTTAAATAACATGTAATAAGAAACTACGTAATAACAgacaaaaaacttcattattatgtacttgtatcaattaaaaacgataatgaataatttttatttatgtattatcaTCAAAACCACAAAGAGTTTTTGTAGCAATAAGTAATTAATATGAGTAGTATCAATTTCAACATTAATGACCGAGATATTAGTTATCAAATCAATAAACATATTGttcttattaaattaaattactcCAGTTTATTAATTATGACTTTATCAATCGACCTCGACTCTTTTCGGCAACTTTGAAATAGTAATTGCAATAAGCGATTGACATTTGTTATTGCCGATAACCTCACTTCCGTACAAGTAATAAACGCGGTTTTAAATAACGTTCTTACTTAAAACACTGTCTTAATTCTAACGAGAAAATCATctacaaagaaaataatgacaTTCTTATATATCGAATTCCAAACTGACGAtcatcaatttaaaaaacaaacaaagatatacgagggttgctacataAATTTTGTTTGCGTTCGAACCAATTatcaaatatgtaatttgaacgcatcaatcacttcttcgggtgtagaaaaacgaTTATCTTTAGTAATAAGAATCATTTAGTACCAAGTAAGGATTGTTTAGACTAATCAAAAACGTTGCGTCTcgatggagaatgattcgtcttctgcaattgatctTTTCTAACAATTTTCGACAGCCAAATGTCACGTGACGATTTTTTAATGTCAGTTAAAGCGCAGCATCGATGCTTTCTAGCACTACaatcgattttggacgaccttcacgaaacaGTGACTCGAGATGATGCTTTTTACCGATTTTCCCgattaaattcataaattattggGTGGCTTTTAGAAATGAATAGTTGCAAGACCAAAACTAGCGCTAGGATAGTTGGCATAGCATTTGTGGTCTTGGTTCTTGTAGTATAATAATTCTTGGTCTTGGTTTTGATCTCGATCTTACAAGATCCAATCTAGGATGAAAAATTGTAAAGTCTTCAACTCTATTAGTATTTTTCTTGCTTTTTCTCCAAAACCAAGTCGTTTATCAACAGTATAATACAATATAAAGTGTGCTTTGGCATCTAATTACTTCTTTCAGCTCCAGGTTTGCCACTACACCATCTATCCTTGCTCTCACtgtcttattatttttattttggtacaTTTTGAGGTAATTTCGCAACCTGGTAAGGTGAAGATCAGGATAACCTGACAAAGATCTGATGGGGATCTAACGCAGAACACTTATGAAGTCCTGATCAAGTTTACCTCATAAGATCCTCATCGGGAAAACCTTATACGGTCCTGATCAAAAATTCCTCGAAAGATAATTATCAGGATATCAGAAAGTAAAAtgttgttttgaaattagtgATTTGATAtcgaaaactttttgaaaaataattttttcgatttaagtTGATCCTGAAAGGTTCTAGCGCGGAACTCGTTAGATTTGGAAAAATCCTTATGGGGATTGTATGAAAATTATATGGTGTTATCGTTTATCTTGaagtttattagaaaaataaagcCTCAGATTCTGTTTTTCTCcctaaaatatgaaataattcgattatagttttgattttttttacattttagagtggagatattccatttttttaattaattaattaatcatatATTCATagtaataaatttcattgaattttatttaaacaaatcgAGAAATGCGCTTATCTACCTAcggtaaaaaaaaacaattgataatgaaaaaattttatggtatcgaatatttaaaaataaaaactaaaattattaataatagtcGCCTTTGCCGAAATGAAAATAGAgttgatttcattaatttttttcgcaATCAATTGTAAAGCACAATATTTTAGAAGTGGCCCCCCTATATCAAGGTCAgtacatttttttcgtatacaaACAGGTATACGTCAAGTTGTCAAATTTGATTGGAAAAAATGACTAACGTTGTCCaataattttccgaatccatttcctcAAGATAATCTCTAGTTTTTTAGagacaaaattcataattttccgaaGCCATTTCCTCAAGATAATCTCTAGTTTTTTAGagacaaaattcataattttccgaatctaTTTCCTCATGgtaatctccagttttttagagacaaaattcaaaattttccgaatccatttcctcaagataatctccagttttttagagacaaaattcaaaattttcagaatCCATTTCCTCaagataatctccagtttttttaaagacaaaattcataattttccgaatccatttcctcaagataatctccagtttttttaaagacaaatgtcataattttccaaatccatttccttaagataatctctaggtttttaaagacaaatgtcataattttccgaatccatttccttaagataatttccagttttttagagacaaaattcataattttccgaatccatttcctcaagataatctccagtttttttaaagacaaatgtcataattttccgaatccatttccttaagataatctccagtttttttaaagacaaatgtcataattttccgaatccatttccttaagataatctctaggtttttaaagacaaatgtcataattttccgaatccatttccttaagataatctccagtttttttaaagacaaatgtcataattttccgaatccatttccttaagataatctctaggtttttaaagacaaatgtcataattttccgaatccatttccttaagataatctccagtttttttaaagacaaatgtcataattttccgaatccatttccttaagataatctccagttttttagagacaaaattcaaaattttccgaatccatttccaCAAGATAATCTCTAGTTTTTTAGagacaaaattcataattttccgaatccatttccttaagataatctccagtttttttaaagacaaatgtcataattttccgaatccatttccttaagataatctctaggtttttaaagacaaatgtcataattttccgaatccatttccttaagataatttccagttttttagagacaaaattcataattttccgaatccatttcc
The sequence above is drawn from the Diorhabda carinulata isolate Delta chromosome 6, icDioCari1.1, whole genome shotgun sequence genome and encodes:
- the LOC130895213 gene encoding capping protein inhibiting regulator of actin dynamics-like — protein: MVYHQENRGTGEQENRRTGEQENRRTGEQENRRTGEQENRRTGEQENRRTGEQENRRTGEQENRRTGEQENRRTGEQENRRTGEQENRRTGEQENRRTGEQENRRTGEQENRRTGEQENRRTGEQENRRTGEQENRRTGEQENRRTGEQENRRTGEQENRRTGEQENRRTGEQGNRETGKQWTREQGNKRTYNLP